A window of the Methanomassiliicoccales archaeon genome harbors these coding sequences:
- a CDS encoding 50S ribosomal protein L39e translates to MTRNKPLGMKIRLMKATKQNRRVPAWVMIRTNRTFLRHPKRRNWRTHRLKE, encoded by the coding sequence ATGACTCGCAACAAACCGCTTGGAATGAAAATCCGCCTCATGAAGGCAACAAAGCAAAATCGGAGGGTTCCAGCTTGGGTTATGATAAGAACGAACAGAACTTTCCTTCGCCATCCTAAGCGCAGAAACTGGCGGACCCATAGGCTAAAGGAGTAG
- a CDS encoding 6-hydroxymethylpterin diphosphokinase MptE-like protein, protein MDYREWEPLYFQILEEFNFSRSDDEMAAHILNTLVKNKRICEPDCLKEVIQCRATIYGYGPNLERDIEIVKPAGTIISADGATTVLLKNGIVPDVIVTDLDGDVLAQIRANSEGSIAVIHAHGDNIQRICDALPFFEGRITPTTQSKPFDRIYNFGGFTDGDRAVMLARHFGAKRIFLVGFDFELVREQAGKDSEIKARKLRWARRLIFDFNPPYVQLLTP, encoded by the coding sequence TTGGATTATCGCGAGTGGGAGCCCCTTTACTTCCAAATCCTCGAAGAATTCAATTTTTCTCGTTCAGATGATGAAATGGCTGCTCACATTCTCAATACGCTTGTCAAGAACAAAAGAATCTGCGAGCCTGATTGTCTTAAGGAAGTGATCCAGTGCAGGGCAACCATATACGGATACGGCCCCAACCTAGAAAGGGATATTGAAATCGTGAAACCTGCAGGAACGATTATTTCTGCCGATGGTGCCACTACAGTCCTTTTGAAGAATGGAATCGTACCAGATGTAATCGTTACAGATCTTGATGGCGATGTTCTTGCACAGATTAGAGCCAATAGCGAAGGCTCAATTGCTGTAATCCATGCTCATGGCGACAATATCCAAAGGATTTGCGATGCACTCCCATTCTTCGAGGGACGAATAACACCGACAACCCAGTCGAAACCATTCGATCGGATTTACAATTTTGGGGGCTTTACAGACGGTGATCGGGCGGTGATGTTAGCTAGACATTTTGGAGCAAAGCGCATTTTCCTGGTTGGCTTCGACTTTGAGTTGGTTAGAGAGCAGGCGGGAAAAGATTCTGAGATCAAAGCGAGAAAGTTGAGGTGGGCACGGCGTTTGATATTTGATTTTAACCCTCCCTATGTTCAGCTGTTGACTCCTTGA
- a CDS encoding DNA-binding protein, translating to MEDAELEELRRRKLAELQRQREQQMLAEEQAKQIEAERQALLRQILTPEARERLATVRMAYPDIARLVEDQLILLVQSGRLDRQIDDATLKQILRRVAPKRREITIERK from the coding sequence ATGGAAGACGCTGAACTCGAAGAGCTGAGGCGTAGGAAGCTTGCTGAGCTTCAGCGGCAGAGAGAACAGCAAATGCTCGCCGAAGAACAAGCGAAACAGATTGAGGCGGAGCGTCAAGCCCTCCTAAGGCAGATCCTCACTCCTGAAGCAAGAGAGAGATTAGCGACCGTACGAATGGCTTATCCTGATATTGCCAGACTTGTTGAAGATCAACTCATTTTGCTGGTGCAATCTGGCAGACTTGATAGACAAATCGATGATGCAACGCTTAAGCAGATTTTGAGGCGCGTTGCGCCAAAAAGAAGGGAGATTACGATCGAGAGGAAGTGA
- a CDS encoding MBL fold metallo-hydrolase: MRIIWHGHACFEIRDHTAIVTDPHDGKSLGIKPPRARADIVLVSHDHFDHNAVKTVKGDFAVVKEPGERAIKNVLILGVNTAHDDCKGMKRGKNIVFRFELGSLIFCHCGDLGHRLESGQIGLLKPIDILFLPVGGIPTIEIEHAKRVVEDLDPRVVIPMHFKVPGLALSIQPVEVFLSGIPEEKIRRVGNEVEFAKEDLPKEREYWVFSA, encoded by the coding sequence ATGAGAATTATATGGCACGGTCATGCATGTTTTGAGATAAGGGATCATACAGCGATTGTAACAGACCCGCACGATGGAAAATCACTCGGAATCAAGCCTCCTCGAGCAAGAGCTGATATAGTCTTGGTGAGCCACGATCATTTTGATCATAATGCTGTGAAAACCGTCAAAGGTGATTTTGCGGTTGTGAAGGAACCAGGTGAACGAGCGATTAAGAACGTCTTGATTCTTGGGGTTAACACGGCGCATGATGACTGTAAGGGTATGAAGAGGGGAAAGAACATCGTGTTCAGGTTTGAGTTGGGTAGTTTGATCTTTTGCCATTGCGGCGATCTTGGCCATAGACTCGAATCTGGACAAATAGGGTTGCTGAAACCTATCGATATTTTATTCCTGCCCGTTGGAGGAATTCCAACTATTGAGATTGAACATGCGAAAAGGGTTGTCGAAGATCTTGATCCAAGAGTGGTAATCCCTATGCATTTCAAAGTACCTGGTCTCGCCTTATCGATTCAGCCCGTAGAGGTTTTTCTTTCAGGCATCCCGGAAGAAAAAATACGTAGAGTTGGAAATGAAGTAGAATTCGCAAAGGAAGACCTTCCGAAAGAAAGAGAATATTGGGTCTTTTCAGCATGA
- the cutA gene encoding divalent-cation tolerance protein CutA: MTVEREFSTVLITVPDRESAKKIARNVIEKKLAACVNIYPVESMYWWKNQIEEATEFILLIKIRSQDFNRLKDFILKSHPYELPCIVRYEIAEGHKPYLDWIKESTAEHREG; the protein is encoded by the coding sequence ATGACAGTTGAACGTGAGTTCTCAACCGTTCTCATCACAGTACCAGATCGCGAATCCGCAAAGAAAATTGCGAGAAATGTTATTGAGAAAAAACTTGCAGCATGCGTGAACATTTATCCCGTTGAATCCATGTATTGGTGGAAGAACCAAATCGAGGAAGCGACCGAATTCATTTTATTGATAAAAATACGATCGCAGGATTTCAATAGACTCAAAGATTTCATTTTAAAATCACACCCGTACGAGCTACCGTGTATTGTACGATACGAAATCGCAGAGGGGCATAAACCATACTTGGATTGGATCAAGGAGTCAACAGCTGAACATAGGGAGGGTTAA
- a CDS encoding translation initiation factor IF-6, translated as MMKLSSYNGNPYVGVYCVANEFFSLIPFDSSKTLERDIEEALGVEVERCSIAGANILGSLVAMNSYGAVVTNMASLNEIKAISRRIPVYRIEDKLNASGNNILVNDNGAVVHPDINRRIVKKIEKVLQVEAVQCSIAGHKTVGSVCVATNRGVLAHPNAGKEELEVISSHLKVPASIGTLNYGTPIVRACLVANSKGAAVGFKSTPIELGRVEDALGLI; from the coding sequence ATGATGAAACTCTCCAGTTACAACGGAAACCCCTATGTTGGAGTTTACTGCGTTGCGAATGAATTCTTTTCTCTCATACCCTTCGATTCCTCTAAGACTCTTGAGCGAGACATCGAGGAGGCCCTTGGTGTCGAAGTAGAACGCTGTTCAATTGCTGGTGCAAATATCCTTGGATCACTTGTGGCTATGAACTCTTATGGTGCAGTGGTCACCAACATGGCATCCCTTAATGAAATCAAAGCGATATCCAGACGCATCCCTGTTTACAGAATCGAAGACAAACTTAATGCTAGTGGGAATAACATCCTTGTGAACGACAATGGCGCAGTGGTACACCCCGATATAAACAGGAGAATTGTAAAAAAAATTGAAAAAGTGTTGCAGGTGGAAGCGGTTCAGTGTTCCATCGCGGGACACAAGACCGTAGGGTCGGTTTGCGTTGCAACGAATAGAGGAGTCCTTGCCCATCCCAATGCAGGAAAGGAAGAACTCGAAGTAATCAGTTCTCATCTTAAAGTACCCGCTTCAATCGGTACGCTCAACTACGGAACTCCCATCGTCAGGGCGTGCCTCGTTGCAAATTCTAAGGGTGCAGCCGTGGGGTTCAAGAGCACCCCAATCGAACTAGGGAGAGTCGAAGATGCCCTCGGCTTAATCTAA
- a CDS encoding UbiX family flavin prenyltransferase — MKCVIGITGASGVIYGVRFLEVLKGEKILVLSETAKDIAREELGIDPYKIEEMADVVFRNDDLFAPISSGSHCFDAMVIVPCSEGTVAKIAAGIADSLITRVASVALKERRKLILVPRETPVNAIMLENELKLCRLGAILLPASPGFYNKPATVKDLVDFVVGKILDQLGQPHDLYTRWRSGEYEHKG, encoded by the coding sequence GTGAAATGTGTAATTGGGATAACGGGCGCTTCGGGCGTGATCTACGGCGTGAGATTTTTAGAAGTTCTTAAGGGCGAAAAAATACTCGTATTGTCAGAAACGGCAAAAGATATAGCAAGAGAGGAACTTGGCATAGATCCGTATAAGATCGAGGAGATGGCGGATGTCGTGTTCAGAAACGACGATCTTTTTGCACCAATTTCCTCTGGTAGCCACTGTTTTGATGCGATGGTCATTGTTCCGTGCTCGGAGGGAACTGTTGCGAAGATAGCAGCAGGAATCGCTGACTCACTGATCACAAGGGTGGCCTCAGTCGCATTGAAGGAGAGGAGGAAACTGATTCTCGTCCCAAGGGAAACACCTGTAAATGCTATAATGTTGGAAAATGAGCTGAAGCTGTGCAGGTTAGGTGCTATCTTATTGCCAGCGAGTCCAGGGTTCTACAACAAACCAGCTACAGTCAAGGATTTAGTAGACTTCGTAGTTGGAAAGATTCTGGATCAATTAGGTCAGCCGCATGATCTGTATACGCGCTGGCGTTCAGGCGAATACGAGCATAAGGGATAG
- a CDS encoding 30S ribosomal protein S19e, translating to MVTVFDVPAERLIERTAKLLKTYETIKPPEWADYVRTGRHTEKSPVQGDWWYTRAASVLRKIYIMGPIGTSRLAAEYGGYADRGSKPNRAVKGSGSITRKCLMQLEASGLVIKDKRKGRIVTPKGRSILDNLAKEIYEEMNKKEMG from the coding sequence ATGGTTACTGTCTTTGATGTCCCTGCTGAGAGACTGATCGAAAGAACGGCAAAACTGCTGAAGACGTATGAGACGATAAAACCACCCGAGTGGGCGGATTATGTACGAACAGGTAGGCACACGGAAAAATCACCTGTTCAAGGAGACTGGTGGTACACTAGGGCTGCGTCTGTTCTGAGGAAAATCTACATAATGGGTCCCATAGGCACTTCAAGACTCGCTGCGGAATATGGAGGATACGCAGATCGTGGGTCTAAGCCTAATAGGGCTGTAAAAGGTAGTGGATCCATCACCAGAAAATGCCTCATGCAATTAGAGGCATCTGGATTGGTCATAAAAGACAAGAGGAAGGGCAGGATCGTCACGCCGAAAGGGCGCTCGATCCTCGATAATCTTGCGAAAGAGATATACGAGGAAATGAATAAGAAAGAAATGGGTTGA
- a CDS encoding DUF373 family protein, with the protein MKVMVLCVDRDDDFGIKTGLNSPFIGREENLNAALALGLKDPEDSDTNTLLAAIGMYDEMVKSGIDAEIATICGDAKVGYQSDLVLATQLENVLEMVKPDRVVLVSDGAEDEYIYPMISSRVKIDSVRRVFVKQAPTVEGTYYILTKMLQDDKIRRRMITPVGLVLAVFGLFSLVPKIFQLMSNWDMGIVSGMAAGTIAVVLGIYLILYAYRSGERLKEFSKRASAAIRSGSQMIPFAILSIALIFLGLVYGFDAARANAEAGALVQALLFVNGTIWVWIFAALSYETGRFVNHFLSEGKIYSTYLVVSITIFAIGFIIQGAIDAAQFFLGYRNYEESVIVMEVICGFLLAVFGGLLNTVMRGRSAKKIAEKIENGEPMD; encoded by the coding sequence ATGAAGGTCATGGTCCTTTGCGTAGACCGCGACGACGACTTCGGAATAAAGACAGGACTAAATAGTCCCTTTATCGGAAGGGAAGAAAATCTCAACGCCGCTCTCGCACTTGGATTGAAAGATCCAGAGGATTCGGATACGAACACTCTTCTTGCAGCTATCGGCATGTACGACGAGATGGTGAAATCCGGGATCGATGCAGAAATTGCGACAATTTGTGGCGATGCCAAGGTAGGATACCAGTCAGACCTCGTTCTTGCCACCCAGCTGGAAAACGTCTTGGAAATGGTTAAACCTGATAGGGTTGTCTTGGTGAGCGATGGGGCAGAGGACGAGTACATTTATCCAATGATCTCTTCGAGAGTGAAAATTGATTCTGTGAGAAGGGTTTTTGTAAAACAAGCACCAACCGTTGAGGGTACTTACTACATTTTAACGAAAATGCTTCAGGATGACAAGATAAGGAGGAGAATGATTACTCCCGTTGGTCTTGTACTCGCCGTGTTTGGACTTTTTTCTTTAGTTCCAAAGATTTTCCAGCTCATGAGTAATTGGGATATGGGCATCGTATCGGGAATGGCTGCGGGTACGATCGCAGTGGTTCTTGGTATTTATTTGATTCTATATGCATATAGAAGTGGTGAAAGACTTAAAGAATTCTCAAAGAGAGCCTCAGCAGCTATAAGATCAGGTAGCCAAATGATTCCATTTGCAATTCTTTCAATTGCCCTCATTTTTCTCGGACTTGTATATGGTTTTGATGCAGCCCGTGCAAATGCGGAAGCGGGCGCCCTTGTTCAGGCACTCTTGTTTGTAAATGGAACAATCTGGGTATGGATATTTGCAGCGCTTTCCTACGAAACAGGACGCTTCGTCAATCACTTCCTTTCAGAAGGGAAAATATACTCTACTTATCTCGTTGTTTCCATTACAATATTCGCAATTGGTTTTATAATCCAAGGGGCAATCGATGCCGCGCAGTTTTTCCTAGGTTATCGAAATTATGAGGAATCCGTCATCGTAATGGAGGTCATTTGTGGATTTTTACTAGCGGTATTTGGTGGCCTTCTGAACACCGTTATGAGGGGAAGATCAGCAAAGAAGATCGCCGAAAAAATTGAGAACGGGGAACCAATGGATTAG
- a CDS encoding 50S ribosomal protein L31e yields MDQEELILNIPLRLTKRVPRTQRAERAVKEIRQYVVRHLKATEENIWIDNRLNEVIWSRGIKKPPYRLKVKAVKFEDGLVELSLPED; encoded by the coding sequence ATGGATCAGGAAGAACTCATACTTAACATTCCTTTGAGACTCACTAAGAGAGTACCAAGGACTCAAAGGGCGGAACGTGCAGTAAAGGAAATACGCCAATATGTAGTTAGGCATCTCAAAGCTACGGAGGAAAATATCTGGATCGACAACCGATTGAATGAGGTTATCTGGAGCAGGGGAATTAAGAAGCCACCATATCGATTGAAAGTCAAGGCCGTAAAATTTGAAGATGGTCTGGTCGAACTCTCCCTCCCAGAGGACTGA